Within Nocardioides rotundus, the genomic segment CCGAGTTCGGCCGGTTCGGGGTCTGCAACGTCCGGTGGGGCAAAGCCAGCCGTGGCTCTCAACCCCGGCGTCGCGCGGTGCTGGCGGTGTTCGACTGGACCCGCCCGGTGATTGAGGAATACGTCACCGAGGTGCTGCCCCTGTTCGACACGGCCGGCAGCGGGATGCTCTGGCCGACCGAGCGACAATCCAGGGTCAGCGGGAGCTACATCGGGCTACGGTTCGCCGAGTACCGCGACGAGCTCGGCTTCGACCCCGCCCTGCACCCGCACTGCCTGCGGCACTCCTATGTGACGCATCTGATCGAGGACGGCTTCGACCCGCTGTTCGTGCAGCAGCAGGTCGGGCACCGCTGGGGATCGACCACCGCCCTCTACACCGGCGTCTCCGGCGACTACCGGAACCGCACCCTGCGCCGCGCTCTGGACGCGGCGTTCACTCCACCATCGGCGATCGAGGAAGGCTGACCATCATGACGAAGACCGTGGCCTATCGCTGGCACGTCCGCAAGGTGATGAACGAGCACGGCATGCAGTCCACCACCGACCTGGTGCCGCTGCTGGCCGAACGAGGCGTGGTGATGACCTCCACGCAGGTCTACCGGATCGTGACCGGGCAGCCCGAGCGGTTGAACATGCGGTTCCTGGCCGCGCTCTGCGACATCTTCGATGTCACACCGAACGACCTGATCGAGCCCTACGTCGCGACCAAATCCCGGCGCGGCCGCAAGACCGGCACCACCGGGGCGGCCACGCCGTCGAAGCCGAGCAAGAACCGTCCGACTCGCGCGGTCATCAGACCGGCCGGGGACTGATCGACTGAATGGCGAGCACGATCGTCCGCGGTACCTGTTTCCGCTGCGGACGGGACAAGAACCTGCGCTGGAACCACATCCTGGATCGGGGCGAATGCCGAGCCTGCCGCGCGCAGCGCTCACCCGAGGAGGTCTGCACGGGCTGCGGCAGGACGCGACGGGTCAACGCCCGCACCGACGATGGCGGCGCGATCTGCGTGACCTGCTACGCCCGCACCCGCACCGCCGAGGACGCCTGCGACGAATGCGGCACTCTCGGCCCACTGGCTACTCGGGCCGGCGGGAAGCGCGCGGGATCGCGGAACCTCTGCCCGCGTTGCTACCGCAACCCGAAGCGGGTCTGCGGCGTCTGCGGCCGGCTCAAACGGATCGCGTTGAAAGCCACCGCGACGACGCCGGATATCTGCCCGACCTGCTACCAGGCGCCGGTGATCGACTGCTCGATCTGCGGGCGGCAGGCCCTCGGCCGCCGCACCACCAATCATGGCCGTCCCCGCTGCTTCGCCTGCCAAGCCGCCCAGCAGATCGACGCCGCACTCACCGGCCCAGGCGGGACGATCCGCCCCGAGCTCAAAGGCGTCCGCGACGCGCTGACCGAGCTTCGCCAACCCCGGTCGCTGCTGAGCAACTGGCGGGGTCTTGCAAGCCTGCGCCTGCTCACCGACATCGCCGCCGGCCGGCTCGACCTGTCCCACGATGCTCTCGATGCCCAGCCGCAGGTCTTCTCGGTCAACTACCTGCGCGCCATGCTCGTCGCCGCCGAGGCGCTCCCGCCACGCGATGAGAACGCCACCAGGCTGCACCGCTACGTCACCGAAACCGTCGCCGGCATCACCGATCCCGAGCTGCGCGGAGTGCTGACACGCTACGCCCGCTGGCACGTCGCCGGCCGCGCCAAGACCAACCGCCACGGTCGCATCAGCGCGCACGTCGCGGCCCGCTGCCGGGGCGACATTCAGACCGCCAAGAGCTTCCTCGACCACCTCACCGCCTACGGCCATGACCTCGACGATTGCCCGCAAGCCTGCATCGATGCCTGGCTCGGCGGCCCCAGTCGGAGCGCCCGTCTGAGCTTCATCCGCTGGCTCAAACGAGGCGGCTACCTACCCCGAGTACGACTGCCCGAGCCCATCGCGCCGAAGGACCCAGGCCACGACGCTGATCCCGACGAACAACTCGCCCTGGCCCGACGGCTCCTGCACGACCCCGACTCCGCCAGCATCGAGGACCGCGCCGCAGCCTGCCTGATCCTGCTCTACGCCCAACCCGCCGCGAAGATCGCCGCCCTAACCACCAGCGACATCAAGGTCAGCGACGGCGACACCTACCTCGCCCTCGGCCCCGAGCCACTGCTGCTCATCCCGCCGCTCGACGCCCTGGTCACCGCGCTGCCGGTCGCCAAGCCCTTCGGCACGGCAAGCACCCTCGCCGATCCCCGCTGGCTGTTCACCGGGAAGAACGCCGGCACCCACCTGCACCCCACGTCGCTCATGGCGCGCATGAACCGGCTCGGGATCATCACCCGCGCCAGCCGCAACACCGCCCTGCTGCACCTGGCATCCACGACCCCGCCCGCCGTGTTCGCCTCCCTCACCGGCACCAGCATCGGCACCGCCACCCGCTGGGCCGAACTCACCGGCTCCGCCTGGAACAACTACGCCGGCGCGCGCCGCTGACGCTGAGCAGCCTGGCGCGCTCGGGGAGGGCCACCAGCCCGAACCATCAAGAGGGCGGAGGGTTACAGGTCTCGAATGTCCTCGACACCCTGATCGCTAATCTTGAAGATCGCCACCTCGGGGTTCGTGTTCGAGCGAGGTACCTGTTCAGCAGGTCGCTGACTCGATCGATGGTCTGCGTTGCGTCGTCGATGGAGTCGTAGAGCTTCCGATACAGCTCGGGGCTGTCCAAGCCGGGGATGCCCTTCCATCCGCCGTGGTCGAACAGCAACCGGTGGACCAGATAGTTCCGCGCCTCGACAAGGGTGCGGTACTCGGCTTGGAGATGGTCTGGAAGCTGAGGCTCCACGGCCTTTGCTTTCGCCCCCAGCGTGCTCCGCTCGCGAGGGGGCTTGCCCAGCAGCACCTGGTGGATCGTCTCTGCGGCGGCTTCGGCGACCTGGCAACGGGCGATCGCTCTGCCGAGCAGCAGGTACAGCAACTGCTGAGCGTCCTCCGGGTTACCGGGAACGGGGACCTCCTGCGCCAACAGACCACCTCTCAGATCAGCCTCGCGCATGGCACCAGATGCTTGCGATCCCTCCTCGCCCGACGACCTCAGCCTACCGTCGCCGACCCCCATGGGTTCTGCCGCGCACCTCGTGGCATGGACATTTCAACCGCTTCGAATAATTGCTAGCGCCGGTTGGGCCTGGTCATGGACGTGTTCCCCGACTTCGACGGGCTCTCAGGAATCGGCGATCTGCAACAGGTCGTGGGCGCGCTGCTGATGTTCGTGCTCGTGATCGCGGTGCTGATGGTGATCGTCTCGGGCGCGATCTGGGCCATCGCCGCGAGCACCGGGAACTACGCGGCAGCGGCCAAGGGGCGCGTCGGCGTGCTGGTCTCGCTCGGTGCCGCCGTCCTCGCCGGTGGCGGGGTCGCGTGGATGAACTGGCTCATCGACGTCGGCCAACAACTCTGACCCCATCTCCGTCTTCGTCAGTCGAACGCCCGCCCCGCATGAGGGGCGGGCGTTCTCGCGTCCCGGCTGACCGAGAGCACCTCGCGGCAGAACCATCCAACGCTTCGTGAAGGAGACCTGCCGTGATCGACATCGACCCCAATTCCAGCGGCTTGCCGGGTATCGAGCAGTTGCGCACCATCGTCGGCGCGGTGATGACCGTGGGCCTGATCCTGTCCGTGCTCGCCTTGATTGTCAGCGCGATCATCTGGGCCTACGGCTCCAACTCCAGCAACCCCCACCTCGCCGGGAGAGGCAAGATCGGCGTCCTGATCTCCTGCGGCGCTGCCGTCGTGTGTGGCGCGAGCGTGACCTTGATCAACTTCTTCTGGGGCGTCGGCCAGTCCGTCTGATCCACCCATCCACTCCGAACCAAGGAGGTCGTGATGGGCGTCTGCGACATTCCCGTCATCTCCACCGTCTGCGACACCGCAGGCGAAGCCGCCGCGTCGCTGATCTCGGCACCGTTCGACTGGCTCGCGTCCGCGATGGGCGAGGCCGCCGGCTGGATGTTCACCTCCGTGTGGACGGTGTTCGACACCACCACCCTGGTCGACGTCACCGGCAGCGAGTACGTGGCCGTCTACAACCTGCTGTTCGGCATCGCGGTCTTCGTGATGCTGCTGTTCTTCTGCTTGCAGTTGATCACGGGCATGATCCGGCGAGAACCCGCCGCGCTCTCGCGCGCGGCCCTCGGGCTCGGCAAGAGCGTCCTGGGCTCCTTCGTGGTCATCACCCTCACGGCACTGCTGTTGGAGATCGTCGACCAGCTCTCGGTCGGCATCATCCAAGCCGCCGGTGAGACCACCGAGTCGATGGGCGACAAGATCGCGATCCTCGTCGCCGGGCTGACCGCCCTGAACATCGGCGCACCGGGAGTCGGGGCGATTCTGACGATCTTCCTGGCAGCCCTGGCCATTGCTGCGGCGGCCATCGTGTGGCTGTCGTTGTTGGTCAGAAAGGCATTGCTGCTCGTCGCCATCGTGCTGGCCCCGTTCGCGTTCTCCGGCGCGTCCTGGGATGCCACCCGCGGCTGGATCAGCAAATGGGCGATGTTCGTCCTGGCCCTCATCTTCAGCAAGCTCGTCCTGGTCGTGATCCTGCTGGTCGCGGTCACCCAGGTCTCGGCCCCCATCGACGGCGACCTGTCCAGCGTGGCCGACCCGCTGGCCGGGATCGTGCTCATGGCGCTCGCTGGCTTCGCGCCGTACATGACCTATCGGTTCCTGTCGTTCATCGGCTTCGACCTCTACAACTCGATGGGCACCGAGCAGGAGGCCAAGAACGCGCTGAACCGGCCCGTGCCCACACCGGGCAAGCCCCAAGGCGGCGAGCCGAAGAAGGTCCTCGACGAGGGCAGCAAGAGCGGCGGCAAGAAGACCGGCGGCAACGGCGGTGGAGGCGGTGACGGGGGTGGGCCGACACCCAAGCCCGCGCCAGCCGGTGGCGGCACGGCGGGCGCGAGCGGCTCGGCCGGAGCCGGTGCAGGCGCTGGCGGCGGTGCAGCGGCGGCAGGCCCGATCGCTGCCGGGGTCGTGCTCGGAGCCCAGGCGATCAAGGCGGCTGCGACCGCCGGGCCGAAAGCAGGCCAGGCGCTGGCCGACAACGCCGACGCCGCCGCGAGCGGAGCCACCCAGAGCAGCGACGTCACGCCGCAGGCTCCACCGCCGTCGCAGCCGCTGCCGAAGAACCCGAACAGCACCCCGCCTCCGCCGAAGCCGACCAAGGAGTGATCCGTCATGCCCAGCAGCGAGACAACAACGGCGGAGCGTGGCGGCGGCGAGCTGGTGCCGGTGAAGTTCTCCCGGCTCACCCGGCGCGGCATCCTGCTCGGCCTGTCCCTGTCGCAACTCCTCACCCTCGGCATCGGCGGGGCGAGCCTGGTCGCCGCGTTCTACGGCGGCGGGGGCGTGCTGCTCCTCATGTCCGCGCCGATCTGGGTGATCGCGGCCGCGATCACCTGGATCCCGGTCGCGGGGCGTCCGATGGTCGAATGGCTGCCGGTCGCGTTCTGGTGGCTGTGGCGCTCCACCGGGGGCCAGTTGGCCTACCGGCGCAGGATCGTCAAGCCCCGCCCCGCCGGGACGCTCGCGCTGCCCGGCGACATGGCGAGGCTGCGGGAGTACACCGACCCCGAGACCGGGGCCGGGATGATCCACGACCCGACCGGCGCGACGCTCACGGTGGTGACCGAGGTGACGCACCCGGCGTTCGTGCTGCTCGACCCCGGTGAGCAGGAACGCCGCGTCACCGCGTGGGGGCGGGTGCTGGCGACCGTGTGCCGTTCCGGGCGGATCGCGACCCTGCAAGTGCTGGAGCGGACGCTGCCGGACTCCGGGCAGGGCCTGGCGGAATGGTGGGCGGCGCACGGCACCGCCGACGACTCCTGGGCGTCGACCACCTATCAGGAGCTGATCGACCGGGCCGGACCTGCCGGGGAACGGCACGCGACGACGGTCAGCCTGAGCCTGGACATGAAGGCCGCCGCCCGGCAGATCCGCACCGCAGGCGGCGGCATCCGGGGCGCAGCCGCCGTGCTGCGTCAGGAGATGAGCACCCTGACGGCGGCGCTGCGCTCGGCCGACCTGACGCCGGGCGGCTGGCTGGGCGCCGGGCAGATCGCGGTGATCCTGCGCAGCGCGTATGACCCGGCCATCGCTGCGACGCTGGAGCGCCACGGCGACCTCGGCCACGACCTCGCCACCGCCGGGCCGGTCGCGGTCACCGAGTCGTGGGCGCATCTGCGCAGCGACTCCGCGTTCCACGCGGTGCTGTGGATTTCGGAGTGGCCGCGTTCGATGGTGCATCCCGGCTTCCTGTCCCCGGTGCTGCTGTCGAGCGGCATCCACCGGGCGTTCTCGCTGATCTGCACGCCGCTGCGCACCGATCAGGCCGCCCGCGATATCCGCCGCAAGAAGACCGAATACATCAGCGATGCCGCGCAGCGTGCGCGGATCGGGCAGATCGAGGACGCCAGTCAGACGGCCGAGTACCACGACGTTCTCCAGCAGGAGGCCGATTTGACGGCCGGGCACGGGGTGCTGCGCTACACCGGCCTCATCAGCGTCTCAGCCGACACCCTGCCCGAGTTGGAAGCGGCGGTCGCCGCTATCGAGCAGGCCGCCATCCAATCCTCGTGCGAGACGCGGAAGTTGGTCGGCCAACAGGCCACCGCGTTCACCGCCGCAGCTCTCCCGCTGTGCCGTCGGGTCTGACCCGCCGGGCGCACCTGGCAGCCACCGACCACCGATCCTCTGGGGAGGCCCGACCATGCCCACGTTCAACGACCCGTCCGCCGACGCCGAAGAAGCCCGTCAAGCGGTACGCGGCCTCGCGCACGCCAGTCAGCGCATCGACAACCCCGACGTGCTCTACGGCATCGTCGGGGAACTGCTCGGCACCGCCCGTTCCTTGGAGCAGTCCCTCATCCAACTCTCCGGGGCCTGCCTGACCCACCAAGGACGCGCTGCGCACGACGACGGAGACCGGAACCTGGGCGCGGCGGACGCCTGGGCCGCCGCCGATGCGCTCGCTCAGGCGGCACGCCACATCAGCGGCGCGGAGACCTTCCTCGATCAGGCATCCGGGCATCTCGGGCGGATCGCCTGGCAGCCCCTGGTGCGTCAGTGGGTGACCGTCGTGTTCTTGCAGGGCGAGGAAGCCGACCGTGTGCTCGACGTCATCGACCACGACGGCCCCGAGGCTGCGATCGAGCACCTGCGCGGCTTCGACTACGGCGAGGAGACCACCAGCGCAGCACTCGTGAACGGGCACGTCTACGACGAGCCCCCCACGGGTATGAGAGATCAGCGCGTCAATGAGGGCGAGTATGCGCTCGTCTACAGCCGGGCGTTCGGGAACGTGGCCCTCTATCGCGAACACGCCCCGGCGAGCGAGACCACGGCAGCAGCCGGCGAGACACCGGGGATGACCGGGGCAGGCCCGGCCCAGAGTGCGGCGGACGCGGAAGCGGTGCAGCGGGCGCTCGAGGAACGCCGCGACCGGGTGCGCGGCGACGGGTCGTGGTTCACCCCTGACCGGATCGCGGAGATCAAGCGCGACCGGGGGCTGGGCCGATGAACGGCGACGGGGAGAAGCTGCACGCCTCGGTGCTGGTGGCCCCGGCCCGTGAGCGCCGCCGGTATCGCAAGCAGCGACGTGAGGCGGCGACCCGGCTGCACCGCGAGCAGCAGCAACGGAAGATGGCCGAGGCGAAGGCCCGCGCCGAGGCGGAGAAGGCCGAGCAGCGCGCCCGGCAGTACCTGCCCGCTAGCGGAGAGTCCGGCCCGGCGATGCTGCGCACACCGGGCCGCTTCCATCTGCCGAGGCATCAGGACACTTCCGCCACGCTCGCGGGCGGCTACCCGTTCGTGGCCGAGGGCGGGCTCGGCTCCAGTGGCGTGTTCGTGGGGCAAGACCTCTACAGCGGCGGGAGTTTCGTCTACGACCCGTGGGTGCTTTACGCCAACGGGATCATCACCGCACCGAACCTCGTGCTGGCGGGCATCGTGGGCAGCGGCAAGTCGTCGCTGATGAAGTCGCTGTACACGCGCAGTCTCCCGTTCGGTCGGCGGGTCTACGTGCCTGGCGACCCGAAAGGCGAACATACGCCCGTCGCGGAGGCGGTCGGGGGCCGGGCGATTGCGCTCGGGCATGGCATGTCCACCCGCCTCAATCCCTTGGATGAGGGCTACCGGCCGAGCAACTTCACCGATGCCGAGTGGCAGAGCACGGTCGCGGCGCGTCGCCGTGACCTCATCGGCGCGCTGGCCGAGGTTGTGCTCGCCCGGCCGCTCACCCCGCTGGAGCACACGGCCATCGACTCGGCGCTGACGGCGACGGTGCGGGAGAACCGGGTGCCGATCCTGCCGATGGTGGTCGAGCGCATCCTCGCCCCATCGGAGGACGCCGACGGCAGGCTGGCCGAGGACGGCAGGATCGTCGGTCACGCGCTCAGGCGATTGGTGGCCGGGGACTTGGCGGGGCTGTTCGACGGCCCCTCGACGGTGAGGTTCGATCCGACGCTGCCGATGATCAGCCTTGACCTGAGCAGGGTCACTGAGAACTCGACGCTGATCAGCGCGCTGATGACGTGCTGCTCGGCGTGGATGGAGTCGGCGCTGCTCGACCCGGCAGGCGGGCAACGGTGGGTGATCTATGACGAAGCCTGGAGGCTGATGTCACAGCCGTCGCTCTTGCGCAGGATGGACGCGCACTGGAGGCTGGCGCGTCATTACGGGATCGCCAACGCCTTGATCTTCCACAAGTTGAGCGACCTGGAGAACGTGGGCGATGCCGGGAGCGCGATGCGCTCGCTGGCGAACTCGCTGCTGGCCAACGCGGAAACTCGCGTGATCTACCGGCAGGAAAGTGACCAGCTCGGCGTCACCGCCAAGACCCTCGGACTGACAACGACCGAACGCAAACTGCTGCCCTCGCTCGGCGTCGGGCAGGGGCTGTGGAAGATCAAGGAGCGCAGTTTCGTCGTGCAGGCGCAACTGCACCCCAATGAGCTGGAACTGTTCGACACGTCTTCTCGCGCCGCCGGGAAAAGCTAGAGGTTCGCCCGGAAACTGACGGTTCAGGCGGGCTTCTGGTGTCCCCGATCTCAGCCGGTGCGACGACCCCGAGCCGACCTGCGCACCTTGCCTGTGCGCTCGTCAGGGCGCGCGCATCACCCGTGAGGAGAGGGAATCATGTCTGAGCAGAACGAGCTCGACGGCAGCACCGGGTCGCCGTTCCTCGACGGCCTCTCCGCGTTCGAGGCCGGTGTCTCCAAGTCCGAGGCGGTGCCGGATGTGATGTTCGCGGAGCCGTGGTTCGGCCGGGACAGCGCGGGCTTCGGGCTGCTCGTGGGCCGGAACAAGGTCATCGACGTGCGCGTGGGGCCGCAGGGCCGCGAGACGCGGATCGGCCGGTTCACCGGGAATCGTCGCCGCCCCATCAACGCCGCTGGCGTGGCCAAGGCGTTCGGCATGACGGTCGCGCAGTCCGAGCGGATGCTCGACCACGTTGAGCAGGCGCTGCGAGCAGGGATCGCCGCCTACCGGGAGACCTACCGGACGCTGGCCATTGAAGCCTTCGGCACCGAAGACCCCGCTGGGGTGACGCTCACGCCGAACCTGCTGCAAGAAGTGCACCAGGAAGTCATCGAGGAAGTGCAGCTCGCCGAGCGACAACGAGCACTCCGAGACCGCCTGGACACCGGCGCCGGGCCTCACCCGCGCCAGCCGGGGCCGCGCCGTCCCATCGCACCCGAGCCGCCTCCCCGCACGGAACGGGATGCGCCGGGTCGGTCGAGTGGGCTCTCGCTCTGAACCAGGAACGTGCGGCAGGGACAGGAGAAAGCGATGGGCACAGCAGACGATGACCGGGAACGGCTCACCGCGACCATGACGGCGCTCGACGACGGGCTGAACCGGATCGCCCAGAAGTACGACGGCAGCGTGCAGTTCTCCTACGAGGATCCCGAGACCTTCGGGGCCGGGCACTTCGTGTTCTACCCCGAGAACGACACGAACTCGCGGTTCGCCATTGAGGAGCAGTACACCGGCACCGACTGGTCAGACGATGATCGGCTGCCGACGTCGTGGACGTGGACGGCTCAACGCCGGGTGCCCCACCCGGACGGCACCACCATGTGGGGCATCGAGCGCGAGGGCGAGGCCCGCGCGGAGGACTTCTGGCAGGTGCTCGACGAGGCCGAGAAGTGGGTGCGGCGCACGCACAACCGCATCGCCGGGAGCAACCAGTTCGGCATCGACCCCGGCCGACGACCAGAGCCGCCCGCGCCCAGGCTCTAGCCTCCTGCCGGGGGTTCGGGCGCACCTGGCGGCATGAGAA encodes:
- a CDS encoding helix-turn-helix domain-containing protein codes for the protein MTKTVAYRWHVRKVMNEHGMQSTTDLVPLLAERGVVMTSTQVYRIVTGQPERLNMRFLAALCDIFDVTPNDLIEPYVATKSRRGRKTGTTGAATPSKPSKNRPTRAVIRPAGD
- a CDS encoding DUF6112 family protein; this translates as MDVFPDFDGLSGIGDLQQVVGALLMFVLVIAVLMVIVSGAIWAIAASTGNYAAAAKGRVGVLVSLGAAVLAGGGVAWMNWLIDVGQQL
- a CDS encoding DUF6112 family protein, giving the protein MIDIDPNSSGLPGIEQLRTIVGAVMTVGLILSVLALIVSAIIWAYGSNSSNPHLAGRGKIGVLISCGAAVVCGASVTLINFFWGVGQSV
- a CDS encoding conjugal transfer protein TrbL, which encodes MGVCDIPVISTVCDTAGEAAASLISAPFDWLASAMGEAAGWMFTSVWTVFDTTTLVDVTGSEYVAVYNLLFGIAVFVMLLFFCLQLITGMIRREPAALSRAALGLGKSVLGSFVVITLTALLLEIVDQLSVGIIQAAGETTESMGDKIAILVAGLTALNIGAPGVGAILTIFLAALAIAAAAIVWLSLLVRKALLLVAIVLAPFAFSGASWDATRGWISKWAMFVLALIFSKLVLVVILLVAVTQVSAPIDGDLSSVADPLAGIVLMALAGFAPYMTYRFLSFIGFDLYNSMGTEQEAKNALNRPVPTPGKPQGGEPKKVLDEGSKSGGKKTGGNGGGGGDGGGPTPKPAPAGGGTAGASGSAGAGAGAGGGAAAAGPIAAGVVLGAQAIKAAATAGPKAGQALADNADAAASGATQSSDVTPQAPPPSQPLPKNPNSTPPPPKPTKE
- a CDS encoding SCO6880 family protein, which codes for MPSSETTTAERGGGELVPVKFSRLTRRGILLGLSLSQLLTLGIGGASLVAAFYGGGGVLLLMSAPIWVIAAAITWIPVAGRPMVEWLPVAFWWLWRSTGGQLAYRRRIVKPRPAGTLALPGDMARLREYTDPETGAGMIHDPTGATLTVVTEVTHPAFVLLDPGEQERRVTAWGRVLATVCRSGRIATLQVLERTLPDSGQGLAEWWAAHGTADDSWASTTYQELIDRAGPAGERHATTVSLSLDMKAAARQIRTAGGGIRGAAAVLRQEMSTLTAALRSADLTPGGWLGAGQIAVILRSAYDPAIAATLERHGDLGHDLATAGPVAVTESWAHLRSDSAFHAVLWISEWPRSMVHPGFLSPVLLSSGIHRAFSLICTPLRTDQAARDIRRKKTEYISDAAQRARIGQIEDASQTAEYHDVLQQEADLTAGHGVLRYTGLISVSADTLPELEAAVAAIEQAAIQSSCETRKLVGQQATAFTAAALPLCRRV
- a CDS encoding ATP-binding protein; translation: MNGDGEKLHASVLVAPARERRRYRKQRREAATRLHREQQQRKMAEAKARAEAEKAEQRARQYLPASGESGPAMLRTPGRFHLPRHQDTSATLAGGYPFVAEGGLGSSGVFVGQDLYSGGSFVYDPWVLYANGIITAPNLVLAGIVGSGKSSLMKSLYTRSLPFGRRVYVPGDPKGEHTPVAEAVGGRAIALGHGMSTRLNPLDEGYRPSNFTDAEWQSTVAARRRDLIGALAEVVLARPLTPLEHTAIDSALTATVRENRVPILPMVVERILAPSEDADGRLAEDGRIVGHALRRLVAGDLAGLFDGPSTVRFDPTLPMISLDLSRVTENSTLISALMTCCSAWMESALLDPAGGQRWVIYDEAWRLMSQPSLLRRMDAHWRLARHYGIANALIFHKLSDLENVGDAGSAMRSLANSLLANAETRVIYRQESDQLGVTAKTLGLTTTERKLLPSLGVGQGLWKIKERSFVVQAQLHPNELELFDTSSRAAGKS